In one Nitrososphaera viennensis EN76 genomic region, the following are encoded:
- a CDS encoding TapB family protein, translating to MTPKQQVAVMVGLFSALGIGVSVGIIAFGGGFAGGDTSIFNPPTSADIYVIGAQVTDGLSMGYTVDSQGPPSLADANVSITFNKSGDSWRTAFDVVNGTQGTQQFDVMFSKELTKEGSISEPARQYLEPIESSILAIRDMDYGGRDKYLVVGAPWNTIVTGGTTPITVKITSEEQVTTPAGTFDALVLSYKLSNNTSKIYVVKDLPMPVKAETYDINDQLYYRYELVSLSR from the coding sequence GTGACCCCAAAGCAGCAAGTCGCAGTCATGGTCGGCCTGTTCTCCGCGCTAGGAATCGGCGTGAGCGTTGGCATTATCGCGTTTGGCGGAGGGTTTGCGGGCGGCGACACCTCGATATTCAACCCGCCTACTTCGGCCGATATTTACGTGATAGGCGCGCAGGTCACAGACGGCCTTTCGATGGGCTACACCGTGGACTCGCAGGGCCCGCCGTCGCTTGCCGATGCAAACGTTTCGATAACATTCAACAAGTCAGGCGACAGCTGGCGCACCGCGTTTGACGTCGTAAACGGCACGCAGGGAACGCAGCAGTTTGACGTCATGTTTTCAAAAGAGCTCACCAAGGAAGGAAGCATTAGCGAGCCTGCAAGGCAGTACCTGGAACCAATCGAGTCGTCGATACTTGCGATAAGGGACATGGACTATGGCGGAAGGGACAAGTACCTGGTCGTGGGCGCGCCGTGGAACACCATAGTCACAGGCGGCACGACTCCGATCACGGTCAAGATAACGAGCGAGGAGCAAGTCACCACGCCGGCAGGCACGTTTGACGCGCTGGTGCTCAGCTACAAGCTGAGCAACAACACTAGCAAGATATACGTCGTAAAGGACCTGCCGATGCCGGTCAAGGCAGAGACGTACGACATCAACGACCAGCTGTACTACAGGTACGAGCTCGTCAGCCTGTCGCGCTGA
- a CDS encoding EVE domain-containing protein has product MASSYWLFKQEPSTYNYSQLEKDGKTVWDGVANNLALKHLRSVKKGDKAIFYHTGDERQAVGIMEVISDPYPDPKEKDESLVVVDVRPAGRLKKPVTLDQIKADSAFAQWELVRISRLSVMPVPEKLWERIMKMSG; this is encoded by the coding sequence ATGGCATCATCATACTGGCTGTTCAAGCAAGAGCCTTCCACGTACAACTATTCGCAGCTGGAAAAGGACGGCAAGACAGTGTGGGACGGGGTGGCAAACAACCTTGCGCTCAAGCACCTGAGGAGCGTGAAAAAGGGCGACAAGGCGATATTCTACCACACCGGCGACGAAAGGCAGGCAGTCGGCATAATGGAAGTCATATCAGACCCCTACCCGGACCCAAAGGAGAAAGACGAGTCGCTTGTCGTGGTTGACGTCAGGCCGGCTGGCAGGCTGAAAAAGCCGGTGACCCTTGACCAGATAAAAGCAGACAGCGCGTTTGCGCAGTGGGAGCTTGTCAGGATATCGCGCCTGTCTGTGATGCCAGTCCCGGAAAAGCTGTGGGAAAGGATAATGAAGATGTCAGGTTAA
- the truD gene encoding tRNA pseudouridine(13) synthase TruD, giving the protein MQPTVPKIDLMAGIECYCCTDFPGIGGSIKQDSTSFRVSELVDESSLGVSKEFGGAHRYPLYLLEKEGVDSNHALFEIEREHRVRLRVMGIKDAKAVTSQYAGTEGAWQGAPKELRTKHTRLTLQGFTKRPLGRKLLAGNEFSIIIQNPLRDNISGFERQVQKIANFYGLQRFGSERLVTHLVGRAIVKKDFAKAVELLLSYTTEYDTDSSREMRRRCLDPSGYRQALKEMPRGMDIERQLLSALVAGKEPIAALRAVPIQIRRLFVQAYQAYIFNRCVSRAIGQGEDIASPKQGDLCFEMEGPFTFGRIKKYDPSSSNVQSVPAVRMAGYTFQPGKGRFEEMTKELLAQEGVAAKDFYVKEMQELSQQGGFRQAPLWCRDFVWKKNPLTVSFKLPKGSYATTLLRELIKPENPVKAGF; this is encoded by the coding sequence TTGCAGCCGACTGTCCCCAAGATAGACCTGATGGCCGGAATCGAGTGCTACTGCTGCACCGATTTTCCTGGCATCGGCGGGTCGATAAAGCAAGACAGCACATCGTTCAGGGTGTCCGAACTCGTCGACGAGTCGTCGCTTGGCGTTTCAAAAGAGTTTGGCGGCGCGCACCGCTATCCGCTCTACCTGCTGGAAAAGGAGGGAGTGGATTCTAACCACGCGCTGTTTGAAATCGAGCGGGAGCACCGTGTGCGCCTGCGCGTGATGGGGATAAAGGACGCAAAGGCAGTAACGAGCCAGTACGCAGGAACAGAGGGGGCGTGGCAGGGCGCGCCAAAAGAGCTGCGCACAAAGCATACAAGGCTGACGCTCCAGGGCTTTACAAAGAGGCCGCTTGGCAGAAAACTGCTTGCAGGAAACGAGTTTTCCATAATCATCCAGAATCCATTGCGCGACAACATTTCCGGCTTTGAGCGGCAGGTGCAAAAAATAGCCAACTTTTACGGCCTGCAGCGGTTTGGAAGCGAGCGCCTCGTCACCCACCTCGTGGGCAGGGCGATAGTGAAGAAAGACTTTGCAAAGGCGGTGGAGCTCTTGCTGTCGTACACCACAGAGTACGACACCGATTCCAGCCGCGAGATGAGGCGCAGATGCCTCGACCCTTCCGGCTACCGGCAGGCGCTCAAGGAGATGCCCCGGGGCATGGACATTGAAAGGCAGCTCCTGTCCGCGCTTGTGGCAGGCAAAGAACCCATAGCTGCGCTTCGCGCTGTGCCGATACAGATACGCCGGCTCTTTGTGCAGGCGTACCAGGCATACATCTTTAACAGGTGCGTGAGCAGGGCAATCGGGCAGGGCGAGGACATCGCGTCGCCAAAGCAGGGCGACCTGTGCTTTGAGATGGAGGGCCCCTTTACGTTTGGCAGGATAAAGAAATACGATCCTTCTTCTTCTAATGTACAGTCTGTCCCGGCGGTGAGGATGGCCGGCTATACCTTCCAGCCGGGCAAGGGGCGCTTTGAGGAGATGACAAAGGAACTGCTCGCACAGGAAGGAGTCGCTGCAAAGGACTTTTACGTAAAAGAGATGCAGGAGCTGAGCCAGCAGGGCGGATTTCGCCAGGCGCCCCTGTGGTGCAGGGACTTTGTCTGGAAGAAAAACCCCCTGACAGTCTCGTTCAAGCTCCCAAAGGGCTCGTACGCCACCACGCTCTTGCGCGAGCTGATAAAACCGGAAAACCCGGTAAAAGCAGGATTTTGA
- a CDS encoding winged helix-turn-helix domain-containing protein yields the protein MVPPSLSTATTTAAVAQQATVSYRDRIYIVKDILLKLVEYGELNQTALVSFCGLNLKKHKPILDDLEFKGLVRRSERTAGKRTVTFYSTTAWGMEFCRTILEPYEKMFPRSKGHFTPE from the coding sequence GTGGTGCCTCCATCATTATCAACAGCAACAACAACAGCAGCAGTAGCTCAGCAGGCAACAGTATCCTACCGGGACAGGATCTACATCGTCAAGGACATCCTGCTGAAACTGGTGGAGTATGGCGAGCTGAACCAGACCGCGCTTGTCAGCTTTTGCGGGCTGAACCTGAAAAAGCACAAGCCCATACTTGACGACCTTGAATTCAAGGGGCTCGTGCGCCGGTCGGAAAGGACTGCCGGCAAAAGGACGGTCACGTTTTATTCAACGACGGCGTGGGGCATGGAATTTTGCAGGACGATACTGGAGCCGTACGAAAAGATGTTCCCGCGAAGCAAGGGGCATTTCACGCCAGAGTAG
- a CDS encoding S1C family serine protease: protein MTATAVRTTTMLAILFAGIIIGGVLGAGIMAYAPSLWAKPAEPSAVAQQQETTTTTTTAVVPAAERDLVSLFKEVEGSVVQITSTISTVNNNIIINGNPLTSESTRLGSGFVYDAQGLIVTNNHVVDGASTVDVTFTSGNTYSAKVLGRDAYSDLAVLKITDEFTEKLEPLKIGNSTDLQVGDQVVAIGNPFGLSNTMTTGIVSQLGRLIPNEDNDFSIPDVIQTDAAINPGNSGGPLLDMQGEVIGVNSAIQSNTGSFSGIGFAISSSAVQRIVPALIKDGKYDHPWLGITGANLIPDIVEKLGLPKNSKGVLVTEVTAGGPAQKAGIQGTAFDRLGNNIRRAGDIVTAVDGHEVKRMEDIIAYLEQHTRPGDVVTLDLNRAGQHVQAHVHIEARPGPG from the coding sequence ATGACCGCCACTGCTGTCAGGACTACCACCATGCTTGCCATACTGTTTGCAGGGATAATCATCGGAGGCGTCCTTGGCGCCGGGATAATGGCGTACGCGCCGTCGCTCTGGGCCAAGCCAGCAGAACCAAGCGCGGTTGCGCAGCAGCAGGAGACAACAACTACTACTACGACTGCTGTCGTGCCTGCCGCCGAGCGTGACCTTGTCTCGCTATTCAAGGAGGTGGAAGGCTCGGTGGTGCAGATAACAAGCACCATCTCCACGGTGAACAACAACATCATAATAAACGGCAACCCGCTGACAAGCGAGTCGACCCGGCTTGGCTCCGGCTTTGTCTACGACGCGCAGGGGCTCATCGTCACCAACAACCACGTGGTAGACGGCGCCAGCACAGTCGACGTGACTTTTACAAGCGGCAATACCTATTCCGCAAAGGTGCTTGGGAGGGACGCGTACAGCGACCTTGCGGTGCTCAAGATAACCGACGAATTTACGGAGAAGCTGGAGCCGCTAAAGATAGGCAACTCGACCGACCTGCAGGTGGGCGACCAGGTGGTCGCCATAGGAAACCCGTTTGGTCTCAGCAACACCATGACCACCGGGATAGTGAGCCAGCTTGGCCGGCTCATACCAAACGAGGACAACGACTTTTCGATACCAGATGTCATCCAGACGGACGCGGCGATAAACCCCGGCAACTCTGGCGGGCCCCTCCTTGACATGCAGGGCGAGGTCATCGGCGTCAACTCGGCCATACAGTCAAACACCGGGAGCTTTTCCGGGATCGGCTTTGCAATCTCCTCAAGCGCGGTGCAGCGCATAGTGCCTGCCCTCATAAAGGACGGCAAGTACGACCACCCGTGGCTTGGCATAACCGGCGCAAACCTCATCCCTGACATTGTAGAAAAGCTTGGCCTGCCCAAGAACTCCAAGGGGGTGCTCGTGACCGAAGTCACGGCGGGCGGGCCGGCGCAAAAGGCCGGCATACAGGGCACCGCGTTTGACAGGCTGGGCAACAACATCAGGAGGGCCGGCGACATCGTGACTGCGGTTGACGGCCATGAAGTAAAGCGCATGGAAGACATCATAGCATACCTCGAGCAGCACACGCGCCCCGGCGACGTGGTGACGCTTGACCTGAACAGGGCGGGCCAGCACGTGCAGGCGCACGTGCATATCGAGGCAAGGCCGGGACCCGGTTGA
- a CDS encoding CRISPR-associated protein Cas4 — MLGDRNLRGMIEKALDRLNDDLNIKVDKKNPDRIHALEAALCTRFSYYERKDPLSEDNASKVSILLSHGIRNALSNIKGEYKVDSLTLDVNADMVIGDEFVVRFEIVPELPAMPHPRHLLYLNACLFALGKDEGILIYMTADGRTTEYSVTKNNRMFEEIVRRARVLSTLLKDGKVPIVEPSDLCLKCKYYSRCYSREKAKETTDMLQEIFGKLSPK, encoded by the coding sequence ATGCTAGGGGACCGCAACCTGCGCGGAATGATAGAAAAGGCGCTTGACCGCCTCAACGACGACCTGAACATCAAGGTCGACAAGAAAAACCCTGACAGGATACACGCGCTTGAAGCGGCGCTTTGCACGCGGTTTTCCTACTATGAGCGCAAGGATCCCCTCTCGGAGGACAACGCGTCCAAGGTCTCGATACTCTTGAGCCACGGCATCCGAAACGCCCTGAGCAACATCAAAGGCGAATACAAGGTCGACAGCCTGACCCTTGACGTGAACGCCGACATGGTGATAGGCGACGAGTTTGTCGTGCGCTTTGAGATAGTGCCCGAGCTCCCAGCGATGCCGCATCCCCGGCACCTGCTGTACCTGAACGCGTGCCTGTTTGCGCTTGGCAAGGACGAGGGCATTCTAATATACATGACCGCGGACGGCAGGACGACAGAATATTCCGTCACAAAGAACAACCGCATGTTCGAGGAAATCGTGCGCAGGGCGCGCGTGCTGAGCACGCTCCTGAAGGACGGCAAGGTCCCGATAGTCGAGCCGTCCGACCTGTGCCTAAAGTGCAAGTACTACTCGCGCTGCTATTCGCGCGAAAAGGCCAAGGAGACCACCGACATGCTGCAGGAAATATTTGGCAAGCTGTCGCCAAAATAA
- a CDS encoding nickel/cobalt transporter, with amino-acid sequence MAQPETTVVVLMGVIAFGLLHGINPSHGWTVAVLYSIRSRRPLLSSLASSGIIAGAHFLSSIAVVIAFLLVTMFVQIPHDYVNYAAAIALGVLAYMFWKEKSEDLAETQHGHLHGSSSSSSLSSKQVEHEHAHWHKGTGYHSHIHIHQKRVSPSLAAIAGLALVLGFAHEEEFVILSLAVGGVNPVLLMIAYASSVAAALIGVTVLAVKVYTRVQNKVLQYTKYLPKASALILSVMAAGFALGLL; translated from the coding sequence GTGGCGCAGCCAGAAACAACAGTAGTAGTGTTGATGGGCGTAATCGCCTTTGGACTGCTGCACGGGATCAACCCGTCCCATGGATGGACGGTGGCGGTCCTGTACTCGATCAGGAGCAGACGGCCTCTGCTCAGCAGCCTTGCCAGCTCTGGAATCATCGCTGGCGCGCATTTCCTCTCCTCGATAGCCGTTGTGATTGCCTTCCTCCTTGTGACTATGTTCGTGCAAATACCCCATGATTACGTGAACTATGCCGCTGCAATAGCGCTTGGCGTCCTGGCGTACATGTTCTGGAAAGAAAAATCCGAGGATCTGGCTGAAACACAGCATGGGCACCTGCACGGATCATCATCCTCCTCCTCTTTATCATCGAAGCAAGTCGAGCATGAGCATGCGCACTGGCACAAAGGAACCGGATACCATTCGCACATACATATTCACCAGAAAAGGGTGTCGCCTTCGCTGGCGGCCATAGCGGGCCTGGCACTGGTGCTTGGCTTTGCGCATGAAGAGGAATTTGTTATCCTCTCGCTGGCTGTTGGCGGCGTCAATCCGGTCCTGCTGATGATCGCCTATGCCTCCTCGGTGGCAGCCGCATTGATCGGCGTGACAGTGCTTGCCGTCAAAGTCTACACGCGTGTCCAGAACAAAGTCCTGCAATACACAAAGTATCTGCCCAAGGCCAGCGCACTGATATTGTCTGTCATGGCTGCCGGTTTTGCGTTAGGACTGTTGTGA
- the pyrH gene encoding UMP kinase: MVVVTGKSRVVIKLSGKVFSGEDGSEIKKYASMLASLSAKVQPVVVAGGGKVARHYISIARGFGLDEASLDIMGIEVSRLNAKLLIAALGEKAHPAVPEDLEQVTEAAASGKIVVAGGLHPGQSTNATSALIAEKVGAARFVNATDVDGIYDSDPRKNKDARRYSEITTKQCRDLLAGESSMAGGYDLMDIVALKVIERSKIPTVVIKSEPAVIKDVILKNRAAGTRIVSV, translated from the coding sequence ATGGTGGTAGTAACAGGTAAAAGCCGCGTCGTCATCAAGCTGAGCGGCAAGGTGTTCAGCGGCGAGGACGGAAGCGAGATAAAGAAATACGCGTCCATGCTTGCAAGCCTTTCTGCAAAGGTGCAGCCGGTGGTGGTGGCAGGCGGGGGCAAGGTCGCCCGGCATTACATCAGCATCGCAAGGGGCTTTGGGCTTGACGAGGCAAGCCTGGACATCATGGGCATCGAGGTGTCAAGGCTCAATGCCAAGTTGCTCATCGCGGCGCTCGGCGAAAAGGCGCACCCGGCCGTCCCGGAGGACCTTGAGCAGGTCACGGAGGCGGCTGCAAGCGGCAAAATAGTCGTCGCAGGCGGCCTGCACCCGGGGCAGAGCACCAACGCCACTTCTGCCCTCATTGCCGAAAAGGTGGGCGCGGCGCGCTTTGTCAACGCGACCGACGTCGACGGCATATACGATTCCGACCCGCGCAAGAACAAGGATGCAAGGCGCTATTCCGAGATAACGACAAAGCAATGCCGCGACCTGCTTGCCGGGGAGAGCTCGATGGCAGGAGGCTATGACCTGATGGACATCGTCGCGCTAAAGGTCATCGAGCGGTCCAAGATACCGACCGTCGTGATCAAGTCAGAGCCGGCGGTGATCAAAGACGTCATACTCAAGAACAGGGCCGCTGGCACAAGGATAGTTTCTGTTTAA
- a CDS encoding HD domain-containing protein: MDFAGEITDPIHRYIRFSQAEKDVIDSAAFQRLRRIRQLAGAHLVYPSAQHSRFEHSLGAMHIAGLACESLLGKGYIDNAEVVEELRLAALLHDIGHGPFSHLFEEVLETRSGTSHEEMGRRIITKSEIADALGKNGYSADHISRLSFGQSRVHFLNEIISGGLSADIMDYLPRDSYFTGAEYGKIDYYRLISSYEVASGRLAINRSALNSLESMLISRYEMFKAVYFHKTVRSAEVMLLHSMINADEELGLTDTSLGNYLSITDEATLERLCALDNNNSGMAARLARDYRDRRLLKCVYEKLLHKRDRHKRMDRKALSTLEVEIAQAAGVDRSHVFADASRASSMPLTPSKSEMFSVLVTDKKGVREVPVSEIPLVDSIAGFFDMLRIYTTAESRQKVERSVKKVLGDQETMEMGAGRLHGGSNR; the protein is encoded by the coding sequence TTGGATTTTGCAGGCGAGATCACGGACCCGATACACCGCTACATCCGGTTTTCGCAGGCGGAAAAAGACGTCATCGACAGCGCGGCATTCCAGCGCCTCCGGCGCATACGCCAGCTTGCCGGCGCGCACCTCGTGTATCCGAGCGCCCAGCACTCGCGCTTTGAGCACTCGCTTGGCGCGATGCACATCGCCGGCCTTGCATGCGAGAGCCTGCTTGGCAAGGGCTACATCGACAACGCCGAGGTGGTCGAGGAGCTGCGGCTTGCCGCGCTCTTGCACGACATCGGCCACGGCCCTTTTTCGCACCTCTTTGAGGAAGTGCTTGAGACGAGGTCCGGCACGAGCCACGAGGAGATGGGCAGGCGCATAATAACAAAAAGCGAGATAGCAGACGCGCTTGGCAAGAACGGCTACAGTGCAGACCACATATCGCGGCTGTCGTTTGGCCAGTCGAGGGTGCATTTCCTCAACGAGATAATCTCCGGCGGGCTTTCCGCAGACATCATGGACTACCTCCCCCGCGACTCGTATTTCACCGGCGCCGAGTACGGCAAGATAGACTATTACAGGCTGATAAGCTCATACGAGGTCGCTTCTGGCAGGCTTGCCATCAACAGGTCGGCGCTCAACTCGCTTGAGTCGATGCTCATATCGAGGTACGAGATGTTCAAAGCTGTCTACTTTCACAAGACGGTCAGGTCCGCGGAGGTGATGCTCCTGCATTCCATGATAAACGCGGATGAGGAGCTCGGCCTCACCGACACGTCGCTTGGAAACTACCTCTCGATCACCGACGAGGCGACGCTGGAGCGGCTGTGCGCGCTGGACAATAATAATAGCGGCATGGCCGCAAGGCTTGCCCGGGACTACCGCGACCGGCGCCTCTTGAAATGCGTGTACGAAAAGCTCCTGCACAAGCGCGACAGGCACAAGCGCATGGACAGAAAGGCGCTGTCGACGCTCGAAGTCGAGATCGCGCAGGCGGCCGGCGTGGACAGGAGCCATGTGTTTGCCGATGCGTCAAGGGCGTCGTCGATGCCGCTTACTCCAAGCAAGAGCGAGATGTTCTCGGTGCTTGTCACGGACAAAAAGGGCGTGCGCGAGGTGCCGGTGTCAGAGATACCGCTTGTAGATTCTATCGCCGGCTTTTTTGACATGCTGCGCATCTATACCACCGCCGAGAGCAGGCAGAAGGTCGAGCGATCTGTTAAAAAGGTGCTTGGAGATCAGGAGACAATGGAAATGGGAGCGGGGAGACTGCATGGTGGTAGTAACAGGTAA
- the tmk gene encoding dTMP kinase, with translation MAVATRGKIIVIEGTDKAGKTTQSRMLQEAIKALGKICVVVDFPDYTTPIGTEIRAFLDGKRDYPAEVKHLLFSANRWEKKKEIESMVENGTIVIMNRYWQSNLVYGVSNGMDAGWLQKLDKGLPKEDMVLILLVNPSVSKNRAEVLDAFEGDAKLAAAAYKNYQKFARQFKWKVLDGSKGREQVHQEILKVVRKALKV, from the coding sequence GTGGCGGTGGCAACAAGGGGCAAGATAATTGTTATAGAGGGTACGGACAAGGCCGGCAAGACTACCCAGTCTCGCATGCTGCAGGAAGCCATCAAGGCCCTCGGCAAGATATGCGTGGTAGTCGACTTTCCAGACTATACGACGCCGATAGGCACGGAGATCCGAGCGTTTCTCGACGGAAAACGCGATTACCCTGCAGAGGTCAAGCACCTGCTCTTTTCTGCAAACAGGTGGGAGAAAAAGAAGGAGATAGAGAGCATGGTGGAAAACGGCACCATAGTCATCATGAACCGCTACTGGCAGTCAAATTTGGTATATGGCGTCTCTAACGGCATGGACGCAGGGTGGCTGCAAAAGCTTGACAAGGGCCTGCCAAAGGAGGACATGGTTCTCATCCTGCTCGTTAACCCGAGCGTGTCAAAGAACCGCGCAGAGGTGCTCGACGCGTTTGAGGGCGACGCCAAGCTTGCGGCAGCCGCGTACAAGAACTACCAAAAGTTTGCAAGGCAGTTCAAGTGGAAGGTCCTGGACGGCTCAAAGGGTAGGGAGCAGGTCCACCAGGAAATACTGAAAGTAGTAAGAAAGGCACTGAAAGTTTAA
- a CDS encoding zinc finger domain-containing protein, with the protein MYSGSYDMPKCNACGRDVHPGEISENFSCPKCRNARIWRCEGCKGKSREYKCPACGYKGK; encoded by the coding sequence ATGTACTCCGGCTCGTACGACATGCCCAAGTGCAACGCCTGCGGCAGGGACGTCCACCCGGGCGAGATTTCAGAGAACTTTTCGTGCCCAAAGTGCAGGAACGCGCGCATCTGGCGCTGCGAGGGCTGCAAGGGCAAGTCCAGGGAATACAAGTGCCCCGCCTGCGGCTACAAGGGCAAGTAA
- the hsp14 gene encoding archaeal heat shock protein Hsp14, translating to MTIGRYVAREISKELDHRSREFYEFVMPAIDMVEDGNELVVMIDLPGFAKKDITLMIHRNILSIAAKREAGEVTGTVHQRHRPLWIEKRIMLPISVKEGEKVVGTATYTDGVVTLKIPMPYKETIPIA from the coding sequence ATGACCATAGGAAGGTACGTGGCCCGCGAGATTTCAAAGGAACTTGACCACAGGTCGAGGGAATTTTACGAGTTTGTCATGCCCGCCATTGACATGGTGGAGGATGGAAACGAGCTTGTGGTCATGATCGACCTGCCCGGCTTTGCCAAGAAGGATATCACGCTAATGATACACCGCAACATCCTCTCGATAGCCGCCAAACGCGAGGCCGGCGAGGTAACCGGCACTGTCCACCAGAGGCACAGGCCACTGTGGATAGAAAAGAGGATCATGCTCCCGATCTCTGTCAAGGAGGGCGAGAAGGTGGTGGGCACGGCGACGTACACAGACGGCGTGGTGACGCTCAAGATACCGATGCCGTACAAGGAAACGATCCCGATTGCCTAA
- a CDS encoding ABC1 kinase family protein has product MPELHEGQEVNRDLEDPSQLKEQIAFKYISSSESPAEFKRPSRLHVARIILKLLPVALNFRRDRREWVKHEGRNVDEEKYRKHARRALKTFLELGPSYIKLGQWLSTRADMLPLPYMEELSKLQDDVPPAPFEQVKGMIETELGGKIEEAFESFNTVALSGASLGQVYLARHDGKDVIVKVARPGIEESIEKDIYILRKILPLATKFIDPNLRFSAEGMLAQFAETVHEEMDYRIEAENLVTIRQNLADDSTVLIPRVYPERTSRHVLTMDYLPGTKITDIEELDRMRMDREKLVVRVHRLFFKMLLRHNIFHADPHPGNISVSGDGKIILYDFGMVGRLDNATRLKLIRLYLGLVEKDAGRTVNVLMELGTLEPNANRYVIEKAIDLSIQSLYGRQVDKMEVKALMDLANKTMSRFPFKLPKNLALYMRMTSILEGIYQHHRVRFQFIKVLANLLEEEGLIREAYIEEAKSSVQRIRKSVEAAMNLGQFLQSAYDSVLSGKTGNNNNNNNLMAGSILAASLFIGSSIIYPQNSLAAYAGFGAAAVTIAVSIFKRKS; this is encoded by the coding sequence ATGCCTGAATTGCATGAAGGGCAAGAAGTGAACCGCGATTTGGAAGACCCGTCCCAGCTTAAAGAGCAGATCGCCTTCAAGTACATCAGCAGTAGTGAATCCCCTGCAGAATTCAAGCGGCCGTCGCGCCTCCACGTGGCCAGAATCATACTAAAGCTGCTTCCTGTGGCGCTGAACTTCCGCAGGGACAGGCGGGAATGGGTAAAGCACGAAGGCCGCAACGTGGACGAAGAAAAGTACAGAAAGCATGCAAGACGCGCGCTCAAGACCTTCCTCGAGCTGGGGCCTTCGTACATAAAGCTGGGCCAGTGGCTTTCCACGCGCGCCGACATGCTCCCCCTTCCGTACATGGAGGAGCTGTCCAAGCTGCAGGACGACGTGCCGCCAGCGCCTTTTGAGCAGGTAAAGGGGATGATTGAGACAGAGCTTGGCGGCAAGATAGAAGAGGCCTTTGAGTCGTTCAACACGGTCGCGCTTTCAGGGGCGAGCCTGGGCCAGGTGTACCTTGCAAGGCACGACGGCAAGGACGTGATAGTAAAGGTCGCAAGGCCCGGCATCGAGGAATCTATAGAGAAGGACATCTACATCCTGAGAAAGATACTGCCGCTTGCCACAAAGTTCATCGACCCGAACCTGCGCTTTTCAGCTGAAGGGATGCTTGCACAGTTTGCAGAAACGGTGCACGAGGAGATGGACTACAGGATCGAGGCCGAGAACCTTGTGACCATAAGGCAGAACCTTGCCGACGACAGCACCGTGCTGATACCCCGGGTCTATCCTGAAAGGACTTCAAGGCACGTGCTGACGATGGACTATTTGCCTGGGACCAAGATCACAGACATCGAGGAGCTGGACAGGATGAGGATGGACAGGGAAAAGCTCGTGGTCCGCGTCCACAGGCTGTTCTTCAAGATGCTCCTGCGCCACAACATCTTCCATGCCGACCCGCACCCCGGCAACATCTCGGTATCAGGCGACGGCAAGATAATACTCTACGACTTTGGAATGGTGGGCCGGCTGGACAACGCGACGCGGTTAAAGCTCATCCGGCTCTACCTGGGGCTGGTGGAAAAAGACGCCGGCCGGACCGTAAACGTGCTGATGGAGCTTGGGACCTTGGAGCCCAATGCAAACAGGTACGTGATAGAGAAGGCCATAGACCTCAGCATACAGTCGCTCTATGGCCGGCAGGTGGACAAGATGGAGGTCAAGGCGCTCATGGACCTTGCAAACAAGACCATGAGCAGGTTTCCCTTCAAGCTGCCCAAGAACCTTGCGCTTTACATGAGGATGACCTCCATCCTGGAAGGCATTTACCAGCACCACAGGGTGAGGTTCCAGTTCATCAAGGTGCTTGCAAACCTGCTTGAAGAAGAAGGCCTGATACGGGAGGCCTACATAGAGGAGGCCAAGTCCTCCGTGCAGCGCATCCGCAAGTCGGTCGAGGCCGCTATGAATCTCGGGCAGTTCCTGCAGTCTGCGTACGACTCTGTCCTTTCTGGCAAAACCGGTAACAACAATAATAACAACAACCTGATGGCCGGCTCTATCCTTGCAGCAAGCTTGTTCATCGGCTCGTCGATAATCTATCCGCAGAATTCCCTTGCCGCGTACGCGGGCTTTGGGGCCGCCGCGGTGACCATCGCAGTATCAATATTTAAAAGAAAATCATAA